The genomic window CGGGCTGCGGTATTTTCCGCAAAACGGGCTTCATCCAATAAAAAACGCATCAGAGAAGGACGGGGAAATTTGGATCGATCACCAAAACCACCATGAACACCATCAAAGGCTGCTTGCCACAACTTAAGGGTGCGTTCCCGCAACTGGGTCAAATTACGTTGACCCTTTTGTACCTGTTTATTTTCAATGGTTGAGGCACTTTGACGAAACTGCTGGGCGCCATCCTTCTGCCATACCTTGGCCAAGGTATGCAGGACCTGCGTAAAGGAGGGTTTGCCATAACGGGGTTTGGGGGGAAAGTAGACCCCCCCATAAATAGGCTGCAAATCCGGTGTTAGGAACAGGTTTGCCGGCCAACCGGCAATACCTTGGTTAAGTTGCCGTAACATATCTAAAAAGTGGGCATCCAGATCTGGCCTAAGCTCCCGGTCCACTTTGATACTAATAAAGTGTTCATTCAATATCTTAGCAACAGCAGGATCAGAAAAACTCTCTGCAGCCATGACATGGCACCAGTGGCAGGAGGCATAACCGATGGAGAGAAAGATGGGTTTATTCTCTCTTCTGGCACGTGCCAAGGTTTTTTCATTCCACACCTGCCAATGTACCGGCTGTTGGGCATGGGCACGCAGGTAGGCGCTGGGGGTATCAGCCAACTGGTTAGAAGATGCAAACGCCTGTGAAATCAATAAGATCATAGACAACGTTAGGAATATCGATCTCATGGCATCCATTATGCAACCTCTCAGCTTACGAGAATTTCACCAACCGACTTTTCAACATTTCGATGGTGAACAAAAAGTGCAGGGGTTAAACCCTGTAAATTTACAGCGTATGTAGCGGCGTGGCGCCCGTCAATGTGACACGGTTCCACACCATGGCTAGGCCAACCAGCAATGGATTGCAACTTATGAACATTGGCACCCATATTGTGGATGATCTTTACACCATTCGGGACATGTTGGATCAAGGTCCCCTTGGCCTAACCTTTTTGGCCACAGACCGGCTCACGGATGCCCCAATGGTGATCAAACCGATCCCAGCGGAGTTAACCCGTGATCAAAGTGCTTTGGTTTGGTTCCAACAGCGCTACCAACGACTCAAAAGTCTGAAACATCCAGTACTGCATACCAAGTACAATCATGCTTATGATCAGGCCAGTGCCAGTCAATTTATAACAGCACCCTACGTTCCGGGTGAACACCTGGGTCTGTGGCTTAAGCGTCAAAAAGATGGCCGTGTAGATCCTGGAAAAGCGCTTTCCATGCTCAAACGCGTGGCTGAGGCGCTGGATATGGCCCACAATGCGGGCCTGCCACACCTGAGCTTAAAGCTGGAAAATATTATTATCACCCCGGATGAGTCGGTTATCTTGACCGACCACGCTCTGAGCTATGCCCGCCAGCTGCCCGCATGGCGCCGCTTAGGTAAAGATCTTCAGCCCGCAACACTGATCTCCTGCTATACCGCACCGGAGATTATTCAAACCTTATGGTTGGATCAGCTTCCCAGCCATGATGTGCTGCGCCAAGCGAATGAAGATCTAAAAGCCGATATGCCCGGTGTGGCGGCTGATATCTTCGCATTGGGTGGTGTGCTCTTTACCATGCTCACCGGTCAAGCACCCTTTACCACCGAAGACTACCTGGAAGCACTGGTACATGGAGAGCTACCCAGCCTGCACGTAGATGCACAGCTGCCTTTGGCCATTCATGCTCACTTGGCACGTGCGTTGGAACGTAGCCCAGCTGAGCGTTATGCAAGTACCATTGAACTGGTCGAAGTCCTGACCGGGAGCTGGAAACAGTGGGAACGCCAAAGTGCGGAAGAAAAACAGACTGATGTAACCCAGGCTAGCGCTACCCCAGCAGTGATGGAATTAAGTGACGTAACCGCCAGCAACGATTCCACCTTGGATCTGGCCATTATAGATCCCAACGAAGAGAATCTCTTGGTAGATGCTGAGGATGATCTGATCATCTCCAGCCCCGAAGAGAATCTTCAGGAAGATCATCGTGAAGAGGAGCTACCCATCCTGGATTTGGCATCGATTGAAGCCAAACGTCTTGAGGGTGAGCCAGAGGTTATCTCTACCCATGATGCCTCTTCTGAAGAAGCCATTGAATCTCAGGAGCCTTTACCTGTAGAGATCTCTGTATCTGAGGACTATCAGGACGAGACCACCGCCACGGTGGCAACCGACCTTGAAGTCGAAGCCCACCTGCTTGAAGAAACTGTGCCCGAAGAGGCCACACCCGAAGAGGCCACACCCGAGCACAATGAGAGTGATCTGGAGACAATGGATAACGATGAGGATGGTACGTTACCCGTTGAGATGCATGAAGAAGCTCTACTTGAGCTGCAACATGAGGATCTACTGGATGATCCAGATGGTCACAGTCAAAAAATGGCCGCGACCCATATGGAAGATGAGGCTGTTGAAGAGCAGACCGTTCAACAGCCTGTTGAGGCTATTTTAGTGGATACCTCCATGGATGAACCTGCACAGCATGATGAGCTCTGTGTCGAGCGAACCGACCATATCTCCGATCAGGCCGATGCACTGGAAAGTGATGATCACTCCTATGCCGCCACCTCCCTGGCCCACGCCTTACAGGAGGAGAAAGCTTTTCATGATGAAGAGCAAGGACGTGCCTATGAGACCATTGGCCGTCCGTTGGATCATGTGGATGAAAACAACGACCCTATGGCCCAGGTAACACCTAAAAAGCGTCGTAGTAGTCCACTGCTCCGAGCGGCTGCTGTAGTGGGTATTGTCATGGGTGCTGGCATGAGTTGGTTCCTGTTTACCCAAGCACCTGACTCACCTTTCCAAACCGTTGAGCTACAGCCAGCCCAACCCTTTGTCTTGGAGCAGGAAGCCCCCATTAATACGGTTCCAGAGATTAAAGCCCCTGAAGATCTAACCTTGGTCTCTCCCGCACCGGAGACCCTGCGTAAAAATCCTGCCGAGCGCACTCGAGCGGTTCTGGATCAACTGGACAATGATGCCGCTATGGGTATGTTGCGCCAACAGTTGGCAGAGGTTGCGCAAAAGCATGACCAAGCAACCGCTGCGTTAGGTAGCAAACAGGGTAAGATGCAGAAACTGGAACAGGATCTGAAACAGACCCAGACCGAACTGGTTTCAACACGTCAGGAACTCCGCAATACCAAGCGTGAATTGGCGGAATATGCCAATTCCCGTTTAAAGATTGCCTCTTTGGAAGAGCGGGTACGCATGCTGGTTAAACAGCGCGACTCCGTAACCAAACTTGAGACCACAGAGAAAACCAAACCGGTTACGGTGGCCAAAACGGTGGCCAAAACGGTAGATAAAACCCAAAATGCCAAACGGGTTAGCCGTTTAGAGCAACGTCTACAAGCCAATAAAGAGCGCTACCGCAGTACACAGCTGCGTGCTGACGAAATGTTGCTTAAACCTAATGCTGGCGAGATTATTCCCCATAGGGCATCACCCCAAACAGCATTTCAAAAAGCTACCGCCTCACATGATCTGATCACAGCGACGGCACCTCCTGCCCCAAGAAGTGATGAGATGATTGCTGAAGATGAACAATCCTTTACCACGACTAAGGGTGGATTGATCTTTGTTCAGGTTGCTTCTCATATGAAAGCATCTGTGGCACAAGCCCAGCGTAATATCCTGGCCAAACGCAAGATTGAAGGACGCACATGGCCTGTCGTTACCCAAAAAGCACGGGTTAATGGTCGCCTTTATCATCGGGTACGTTTTGGACCCCTCGCCAGTGCACAAGAGGCCACCGAGCTGACGGAGGCACTGGCCCAAGATCTAAAACTGGATGGGATTATGGTGCGCAAGCGCAGCCATCCCAATGAAATCACCACCACCAAAATGTTAGCCAAACATGTCCCCCCCGTGCGGGATACTGTGGCAACGGCTAAACAGCACCGTAGTTATACAGGCAAACAGCGCCGTGGTTACTCGGTACAGGTTGCTGCTTTCTCCAGCTCGGATGCGGCTGAAGATATGGAGATGAAAATTCAAACCATGGATTGGCCAACCCAGGATATTCCGGTTTTCCGTGAAGCGAAAATGGTGGATGGGCGTCTCTTCCACCGGGTACGTATTGGACCATTTAAGTACAAAAACCAGGCTGCACGTATGAATGCCATGGTGCATGAGATGACCAGTTTGGCCAGTATTGTGGTTAATCACCGCATTGCCACGGCCCAACATGTTCAAGCAACACCCAAAAAGTCCAGAAAGATTGCGAGCACCAAGTACAAGAGATCCACAACACGCCGTGTTAGCAAAAAACGTCAGACCACCCCCATAGCCAACCACCGCGTTGATAGTGGTTATATGGTGCAACTGGGGGCCTTTACCTCCAAAAACGCGGTTAACAGCGCCAAACGTAAACTGGCCGCTCTGCGTGAAGCTGAAGGTAACCTACCCATGGTGCAAGAGACCACGACCCTGGCTGGGCAAGACCTTATTCGCCTAAAGCTCGGCCCCTACTCTTCTAAAACCGAAGCCCAGCAGATGCAGGCGATGGTTAAAGAGAAAGCTGGGATCTCTGGTGGTACCATTGTGGACCATGGAGAGTGGTAATCCACTTGACCGCAGTTATTTAATTAAAACCGGGCTTGCCTATGCAAGCCCGGTTTTTTTTACCCTGTGTGCCATGCCGTTCGGTCAATGGGCTTAAACTTATACAGTCTTCTTATCGACAGTCACGGCCTTGATGGTCAACATTGGGTAATTAGGTCATTGGCGCACCCACCCCCTGCCCGATACAGTATCAACTTCCGCCTATCGTTGTTTTTCCGTACTGGCCCTGATCACCACACCATTTTTGGGGGGTACCAACGCTTGTATAACTTAAGCATTGTCAGCGCTTAGAGTTGGCCCATCTCTATAAAGAACTCAGGAACATCTGTTGGTACATGGTTGTCCTACTATGCATGAGTATGGAGCACGTACATGATATTGTATGCCTCATACCCATTTTATCGTCGGGGTGCGATCCAGACGTGGGTCTGTATGAAGGCCATTTGTAGCCTTTAAAGGACGGAGAGCATTATGCAAAGCGCCAAACCACCAACCGATGAGCTTCATCGTCTTGATGCCCTGTATCGTTATCAAATTTTAGATACCGAGGCGGAACAAATTTTTGATGATTTAACCCAATTGGCAGCCTATATCTGCGATGTACCGATTGCTTTAATCAGCCTTATTGATCCTGAGCGACAGTGGTTCAAATCCAAAGTTGGTGTTGATGTTGACCATACCAGCCGGGAAATTGCCTTTTGTGCCCATGCCATTTTAGAAGAGACTATTTTTGAAGTGGAGGATGCACGTCTGGATCAACGTTTTCATGATAACCCTTTGGTAACACAAGCACCCAACATACGCTTTTATGCCGGTGCACAACTGGTTACCCCCAGTCATCATGCCATTGGGACACTCTGTGTGATCGATGACCAACCCAAACATCTCAACGATGAACAAAAGCTGGCGCTGGAAAGATTAAGCCGCCAGGTTATCTCTAATATGGAACTACGCCTCAATCAACAAAAGCTCATTATCCAAAACCAGTCGTTGACCCAACAGCAAGTTCTACTTAAAGAGGCCCGTCGTATTGCTGAACAGGCCAACCAGACCAAAGATCAGTTTCTTGCCACCATGAGTCATGAATTGCGAACACCGCTTACATCAGTTTTAGGCAGTCTAAAATTGGTCCATGGTGGGGTTGCAGGCAAGCTACCAGACAAAGCGACCAAACTGATTGCTACTGCGGTTAGGAATGGTGATCGCCTTCTCTCTTTGGTGAATGATCTGTTGGATTTTTCTAAAATCAAAGCCGGTAAAATGGAGATGTCTCTACAAGTTGTTGAGAGTCGTCACTTGGTTGAAAAAGCTTTTGAAGCCATCCAGTCTCAAGCTGAAGATAAGGGACTAAAACTTATTGATAAACAGGAACAACCTTGTCTTATTCAGGCCGATCCACAGCGTATTGAACAGGTCTTAATCAACCTGATGGGTAATGCCATAAAATTTACCGAGCAAGGTTCCATTACCCTCTCTATTCAACAAAAACAGGATTATGCGCAGTTTTGCGTCTCAGATAGTGGCTGTGGTATCCCTGAAGATCAGGTTCAGCAGGTTTTTAGACTCTTCAGCCAACTGGATAACTCATCTACCCGAAAAACCAAAGGAACCGGCCTGGGTTTGGCCATTTGTGAAAGTTTTGTGCAGATGCATGGTGGAAAAATTTGGGTGCAAAGCCATGTGGGACAAGGCTCCTCTTTCTTTTTCACCATTCCTTTAGCCAAGCCAATGGCCAATCGGCGTGACCCTTAGGATACGGAGGGTGCTGCTGGGGCGATCTCTGGGATAACACCGCGTTTAAGCATACCCCAAGACAGTCAGCAACAGGCCAAAGCTCCCTGCCCCAATCGCCACCATCAACAGATCATGAGGTTCCGTAAACCAAGATCTGGACAGACGTAGAACAGGTGCAGGATAGAGGATCAGCATGGCACCTTTAAACAGAGCCAGCCAACCTAGGATGGTAATCAACACAGGCCATTGCAGTACCCATACGTTATGGATATTGATTATAACCAGACCAAAACTTAGCGCCACCACCCCCCCCATATAGGTCCATACAGGGCTTTCTAAAAAGATCTCAATCAGTTCCTGATACCGTTTTGGGTCTAGGACCATACCCAATGCCACCATCAGATAGAGTGGACCAATAATTTGCGCGACCCATGTGGCAATGGTCATAACCCTGCTCCTGTTGGTTAATAGGTTGGTGTATGTCTACTTTACCACCAAATCTCCCCTGGCTTTCAAAGTTTACCAAGCTAAGAGAGCGACCATAAAAAACCCCTCACCAAACGGTGAGGGGTTTTTATAATCCACACTTAAACAGAGTATCCCAAGCTAAGATCGATCCATCCAACCTGGGTGGCCAAGGTCGATGAGAAGCGATTTCTCTATTTTAGCAAAACAGAACCTTCTTCAAGCCTTGGCTGGGCTGTTTAATCAGGCGACACCACGGCTACGCTTGGCACCTTCTACAGTATTTTTTAACAACATGGCAATGGTCATGGGGCCGACACCACCAGGGACGGGTGTAATGGCAGAAGCTTGCTCAAAGCAGCTTGCATAATCCACATCACCACACAACTTGCCATCTTCACCACGGTTGATACCCACATCAATCACCACAGCCCCCTCTTTAATCCAGCTTCCTGGGACCATTTTGGCGCGACCAACCGCTGCAACCACAATATCAGCCCGTTTGACGGTGGCTTCCAGATCT from Magnetococcus sp. PR-3 includes these protein-coding regions:
- a CDS encoding sensor histidine kinase codes for the protein MQSAKPPTDELHRLDALYRYQILDTEAEQIFDDLTQLAAYICDVPIALISLIDPERQWFKSKVGVDVDHTSREIAFCAHAILEETIFEVEDARLDQRFHDNPLVTQAPNIRFYAGAQLVTPSHHAIGTLCVIDDQPKHLNDEQKLALERLSRQVISNMELRLNQQKLIIQNQSLTQQQVLLKEARRIAEQANQTKDQFLATMSHELRTPLTSVLGSLKLVHGGVAGKLPDKATKLIATAVRNGDRLLSLVNDLLDFSKIKAGKMEMSLQVVESRHLVEKAFEAIQSQAEDKGLKLIDKQEQPCLIQADPQRIEQVLINLMGNAIKFTEQGSITLSIQQKQDYAQFCVSDSGCGIPEDQVQQVFRLFSQLDNSSTRKTKGTGLGLAICESFVQMHGGKIWVQSHVGQGSSFFFTIPLAKPMANRRDP
- a CDS encoding SPOR domain-containing protein gives rise to the protein MNIGTHIVDDLYTIRDMLDQGPLGLTFLATDRLTDAPMVIKPIPAELTRDQSALVWFQQRYQRLKSLKHPVLHTKYNHAYDQASASQFITAPYVPGEHLGLWLKRQKDGRVDPGKALSMLKRVAEALDMAHNAGLPHLSLKLENIIITPDESVILTDHALSYARQLPAWRRLGKDLQPATLISCYTAPEIIQTLWLDQLPSHDVLRQANEDLKADMPGVAADIFALGGVLFTMLTGQAPFTTEDYLEALVHGELPSLHVDAQLPLAIHAHLARALERSPAERYASTIELVEVLTGSWKQWERQSAEEKQTDVTQASATPAVMELSDVTASNDSTLDLAIIDPNEENLLVDAEDDLIISSPEENLQEDHREEELPILDLASIEAKRLEGEPEVISTHDASSEEAIESQEPLPVEISVSEDYQDETTATVATDLEVEAHLLEETVPEEATPEEATPEHNESDLETMDNDEDGTLPVEMHEEALLELQHEDLLDDPDGHSQKMAATHMEDEAVEEQTVQQPVEAILVDTSMDEPAQHDELCVERTDHISDQADALESDDHSYAATSLAHALQEEKAFHDEEQGRAYETIGRPLDHVDENNDPMAQVTPKKRRSSPLLRAAAVVGIVMGAGMSWFLFTQAPDSPFQTVELQPAQPFVLEQEAPINTVPEIKAPEDLTLVSPAPETLRKNPAERTRAVLDQLDNDAAMGMLRQQLAEVAQKHDQATAALGSKQGKMQKLEQDLKQTQTELVSTRQELRNTKRELAEYANSRLKIASLEERVRMLVKQRDSVTKLETTEKTKPVTVAKTVAKTVDKTQNAKRVSRLEQRLQANKERYRSTQLRADEMLLKPNAGEIIPHRASPQTAFQKATASHDLITATAPPAPRSDEMIAEDEQSFTTTKGGLIFVQVASHMKASVAQAQRNILAKRKIEGRTWPVVTQKARVNGRLYHRVRFGPLASAQEATELTEALAQDLKLDGIMVRKRSHPNEITTTKMLAKHVPPVRDTVATAKQHRSYTGKQRRGYSVQVAAFSSSDAAEDMEMKIQTMDWPTQDIPVFREAKMVDGRLFHRVRIGPFKYKNQAARMNAMVHEMTSLASIVVNHRIATAQHVQATPKKSRKIASTKYKRSTTRRVSKKRQTTPIANHRVDSGYMVQLGAFTSKNAVNSAKRKLAALREAEGNLPMVQETTTLAGQDLIRLKLGPYSSKTEAQQMQAMVKEKAGISGGTIVDHGEW